The following are encoded together in the Nymphaea colorata isolate Beijing-Zhang1983 chromosome 14, ASM883128v2, whole genome shotgun sequence genome:
- the LOC116267595 gene encoding type I inositol polyphosphate 5-phosphatase 1 isoform X2, giving the protein MREHSRRERELSWPGLFLKKWLNIKSTGSDFSADDRDSDSEWEEEGGSFWNREGNNASVEKNDGFRCQSMGPATSGFLTCRMRRRNSETLRVQYIDAKELRVCVSTWNVGGQMPPDDLDIDEWLDMDEPADLYVLGLQEIVPLNAGNVLGAEDTRPASKWEHLIRKTLNKVQTTKPKVKCHSDPPSPSRFQPSEEIHSNYDEISSDDDSHDEAENRCGDPLNFSVNGDEHQACANEPTLDDDPACTTKTRTDPQSTHSPTVKRLDRIHQFSWSRYNANIESDASDTPKQNKLTRTYSGLEKVGLSWPEKPLDLLDVHDFERQSSIRAYNSFKTPKSLSLSSLGPRSSIEKEEPAPVTRLESFRYRSRRPTYVRIVSKQMVGIFLSVWVHRKLRRFIHNLNVSIVGVGIMGYIGNKGSVSVSMSIYQTLFCFICSHLTSGEKDGDELKRNADVKEIIRRTRFNLGSIDLPKTIFDHERIIWFGDLNYRINLSYERTRELISQKEWSMLAESDQLIKELRKGCAFDGWKEGCLDFPPTYKYELDSENYAPEEPKSGRRTPAWCDRVLAFGKGLQQISYRRIEKKLSDHRPIVATFIADVEVFCHKKLQRALSVTDAELDENPFLGEFGFNSDFSQKLILEGLHK; this is encoded by the exons ATGAGGGAACATTCACGCAGGGAAAGAGAG CTTTCCTGGCCTGGATTGTTCCTGAAGAAATGGTTGAATATCAAGTCGACAGGCTCGGATTTCAGTGCGGATGATCGTGATAGTGACAGTGAGTGGGAAGAAGAAG GCGGTAGCTTTTGGAACAGAGAAGGGAACAATGCTTCCGTCGAGAAGAACGATGGATTTAGGTGTCAGTCCATGG GTCCTGCCACCTCAGGATTTCTTACTTGCAGGATGAGACGACGCAACTCTGAGACACTTCGCGTGCAATACATAGATGCCAAGGAACTAAg AGTTTGTGTTAGTACATGGAATGTTGGGGGCCAGATGCCACCAGATGACTTGGACATCGATGAATGGCTAGACATGGATGAACCAGCTGATTTATATGTGCTTGG CCTTCAGGAGATTGTTCCATTAAATGCTGGAAACGTACTTGGTGCTGAAGACACCCGTCCTGCTTCAAAATGGGAGCATCTCATTCGCAAAACACTAAACAAGGTCCAAACTACGAAACCAAAGGTTAAATGTCATAGTGATCCTCCTTCACCATCAAGATTCCAGCCCTCAGAAGAAATTCATTCTAATTATGATGAAATATCAAGTGACGATGATAGCCATGATGAAGCTGAAAACAGGTGTGGGGATCCTTTGAATTTCTCTGTGAATGGTGATGAACATCAGGCATGTGCAAATGAACCTACGTTAGATGATGACCCAGCCTGTACCACAAAAACTAGAACAGACCCACAAAGCACCCATTCACCTACAGTGAAGAGATTGGACCGCATACATCAGTTCAGTTGGAGCCGATATAATGCTAATATAGAATCTGATGCCTCTGATACTCCAAAACAGAACAAATTAACCAGAACATATAGTGGCTTAGAGAAAGTAGGTTTGAGTTGGCCGGAGAAACCTCTGGACTTGTTAGATGTACATGATTTTGAAAGACAGAGTTCTATCAGGGCATATAATTCctttaaaactccaaaatctTTGAGTCTGTCTTCACTTGGACCACGTAGCAGCATAGAAAAGGAAGAACCAGCTCCAGTAACTAGACTGGAATCTTTTAGATACAGAAGCAGAAGGCCCACATACGTGAGGATTGTCAGCAAGCAAATGGTTGGAATTTTTCTGTCAGTTTGGGTACATAGAAAACTTCGGAGGTTCATCCACAATTTGAACGTTTCCATTGTTGGAGTTGGCATTATGGGTTACATCGGCAACAAG GGGTCAGTATCAGTCAGCATGTCTATCTATCAAACTCTATTTTGCTTCATCTGTTCTCATCTTACATCTGGTGAGAAGGATGGAGATGAACTTAAGCGAAATGCTGATGTGAAAGAAATCATCCGGAGAACACGATTCAACCTTGGGAGTATTGATCTTCCCAAAACTATCTTTGACCATGA AAGGATTATTTGGTTTGGTGATTTAAATTATCGAATCAATTTATCTTATGAGAGGACCAGAGAACTCATCTCCCAGAAGGAATGGTCCATGTTGGCTGAGAGTGACCAG TTGATAAAGGAGCTGCGAAAAGGTTGTGCTTTTGATGGGTGGAAAGAGGGTTGCCTAGATTTTCCACCAACATACAAATATGAGCTTGATTCTGAAAATTATGCACCCGAGGAGCCAAAATCTGGAAGGCGCACACCAGCATG GTGTGACCGTGTTCTTGCATTTGGAAAGGGACTCCAGCAAATAAGTTATAGGAGAATTGAAAAGAAGCTTTCAGATCATCGCCCTATTGTGGCCACTTTCATAGCTGACGTTGAAGTTTTCTGTCACAAGAAGCTTCAGCGGGCCCTTTCAGTAACGGATGCTGAGCTTGATGAAAATCCATTTCTTGGAGAATTTGGGTTTAATTCAGACTTCAGTCAGAAGCTAATTCTTGAA GGTCTGCATAAATAA
- the LOC116267595 gene encoding type I inositol polyphosphate 5-phosphatase 1 isoform X1, translating into MREHSRRERERSWVEICCLGCLCLQLSWPGLFLKKWLNIKSTGSDFSADDRDSDSEWEEEGGSFWNREGNNASVEKNDGFRCQSMGPATSGFLTCRMRRRNSETLRVQYIDAKELRVCVSTWNVGGQMPPDDLDIDEWLDMDEPADLYVLGLQEIVPLNAGNVLGAEDTRPASKWEHLIRKTLNKVQTTKPKVKCHSDPPSPSRFQPSEEIHSNYDEISSDDDSHDEAENRCGDPLNFSVNGDEHQACANEPTLDDDPACTTKTRTDPQSTHSPTVKRLDRIHQFSWSRYNANIESDASDTPKQNKLTRTYSGLEKVGLSWPEKPLDLLDVHDFERQSSIRAYNSFKTPKSLSLSSLGPRSSIEKEEPAPVTRLESFRYRSRRPTYVRIVSKQMVGIFLSVWVHRKLRRFIHNLNVSIVGVGIMGYIGNKGSVSVSMSIYQTLFCFICSHLTSGEKDGDELKRNADVKEIIRRTRFNLGSIDLPKTIFDHERIIWFGDLNYRINLSYERTRELISQKEWSMLAESDQLIKELRKGCAFDGWKEGCLDFPPTYKYELDSENYAPEEPKSGRRTPAWCDRVLAFGKGLQQISYRRIEKKLSDHRPIVATFIADVEVFCHKKLQRALSVTDAELDENPFLGEFGFNSDFSQKLILEGLHK; encoded by the exons ATGAGGGAACATTCACGCAGGGAAAGAGAG AGGAGTTGGGTTGAAATATGCTGTTTGGGTTGTTTATGCCTACAGCTTTCCTGGCCTGGATTGTTCCTGAAGAAATGGTTGAATATCAAGTCGACAGGCTCGGATTTCAGTGCGGATGATCGTGATAGTGACAGTGAGTGGGAAGAAGAAG GCGGTAGCTTTTGGAACAGAGAAGGGAACAATGCTTCCGTCGAGAAGAACGATGGATTTAGGTGTCAGTCCATGG GTCCTGCCACCTCAGGATTTCTTACTTGCAGGATGAGACGACGCAACTCTGAGACACTTCGCGTGCAATACATAGATGCCAAGGAACTAAg AGTTTGTGTTAGTACATGGAATGTTGGGGGCCAGATGCCACCAGATGACTTGGACATCGATGAATGGCTAGACATGGATGAACCAGCTGATTTATATGTGCTTGG CCTTCAGGAGATTGTTCCATTAAATGCTGGAAACGTACTTGGTGCTGAAGACACCCGTCCTGCTTCAAAATGGGAGCATCTCATTCGCAAAACACTAAACAAGGTCCAAACTACGAAACCAAAGGTTAAATGTCATAGTGATCCTCCTTCACCATCAAGATTCCAGCCCTCAGAAGAAATTCATTCTAATTATGATGAAATATCAAGTGACGATGATAGCCATGATGAAGCTGAAAACAGGTGTGGGGATCCTTTGAATTTCTCTGTGAATGGTGATGAACATCAGGCATGTGCAAATGAACCTACGTTAGATGATGACCCAGCCTGTACCACAAAAACTAGAACAGACCCACAAAGCACCCATTCACCTACAGTGAAGAGATTGGACCGCATACATCAGTTCAGTTGGAGCCGATATAATGCTAATATAGAATCTGATGCCTCTGATACTCCAAAACAGAACAAATTAACCAGAACATATAGTGGCTTAGAGAAAGTAGGTTTGAGTTGGCCGGAGAAACCTCTGGACTTGTTAGATGTACATGATTTTGAAAGACAGAGTTCTATCAGGGCATATAATTCctttaaaactccaaaatctTTGAGTCTGTCTTCACTTGGACCACGTAGCAGCATAGAAAAGGAAGAACCAGCTCCAGTAACTAGACTGGAATCTTTTAGATACAGAAGCAGAAGGCCCACATACGTGAGGATTGTCAGCAAGCAAATGGTTGGAATTTTTCTGTCAGTTTGGGTACATAGAAAACTTCGGAGGTTCATCCACAATTTGAACGTTTCCATTGTTGGAGTTGGCATTATGGGTTACATCGGCAACAAG GGGTCAGTATCAGTCAGCATGTCTATCTATCAAACTCTATTTTGCTTCATCTGTTCTCATCTTACATCTGGTGAGAAGGATGGAGATGAACTTAAGCGAAATGCTGATGTGAAAGAAATCATCCGGAGAACACGATTCAACCTTGGGAGTATTGATCTTCCCAAAACTATCTTTGACCATGA AAGGATTATTTGGTTTGGTGATTTAAATTATCGAATCAATTTATCTTATGAGAGGACCAGAGAACTCATCTCCCAGAAGGAATGGTCCATGTTGGCTGAGAGTGACCAG TTGATAAAGGAGCTGCGAAAAGGTTGTGCTTTTGATGGGTGGAAAGAGGGTTGCCTAGATTTTCCACCAACATACAAATATGAGCTTGATTCTGAAAATTATGCACCCGAGGAGCCAAAATCTGGAAGGCGCACACCAGCATG GTGTGACCGTGTTCTTGCATTTGGAAAGGGACTCCAGCAAATAAGTTATAGGAGAATTGAAAAGAAGCTTTCAGATCATCGCCCTATTGTGGCCACTTTCATAGCTGACGTTGAAGTTTTCTGTCACAAGAAGCTTCAGCGGGCCCTTTCAGTAACGGATGCTGAGCTTGATGAAAATCCATTTCTTGGAGAATTTGGGTTTAATTCAGACTTCAGTCAGAAGCTAATTCTTGAA GGTCTGCATAAATAA